One genomic region from Pyrobaculum islandicum DSM 4184 encodes:
- a CDS encoding carboxypeptidase M32, producing MIRSDTVKQILEHYRVIWALSHAQGLMGWDSETYMPEEGIKGRAVARAEIAQLIQKFMLDEKFVKLVEKAEEEKDLTDVERGIIRVLKRDLKFYQRVPPEVVKEFVKVTSEAFIVWKNAKEKAKFEIFAPYLEKIVDLSRVIADKLGYEQHPYDALLDLYEEGLTSRDVESIFSTLEPGIKTLLYKLESRGWPKKHPLEEVPYERQAVEAAVIDVLNLLGYPRGRFRVDVSPHPFTIGITSPYDVRITVRYRGVDFKEPLFSALHEYGHALYELNIDESIAMTPVGTGVSLGVHESQSRFIENIVGRSREFVYKISPILRKHLAFLSKYSDEDLFYYFNVVRPSLIRTEADEVTYNLHILLRYKLERLMITGEVKISQLPELWNSEMERLLGVRPKNDAEGILQDVHWSHGSIGYFPTYTLGNVIAAMIYYKHGNIRGLISEGDFAAVKEYLREKIHRWGSIYPPKELLMKNFGEVYNASYLVKYLEEKYV from the coding sequence GTGATTAGATCAGACACCGTTAAGCAGATACTAGAGCATTACAGAGTCATATGGGCTCTTAGCCATGCCCAGGGACTAATGGGCTGGGATTCAGAGACTTATATGCCTGAGGAGGGCATCAAGGGTCGTGCCGTCGCTAGGGCGGAGATTGCCCAGTTGATACAGAAATTTATGCTTGACGAGAAGTTTGTAAAGTTGGTAGAAAAGGCGGAAGAGGAAAAAGATTTAACAGATGTAGAGAGAGGAATTATAAGAGTCTTAAAGAGAGATTTAAAATTCTACCAGAGGGTGCCGCCGGAGGTTGTAAAAGAGTTTGTCAAAGTTACGTCAGAGGCTTTTATAGTTTGGAAAAATGCGAAAGAAAAGGCGAAATTTGAAATTTTTGCGCCGTATTTAGAAAAAATCGTCGACCTTTCTAGAGTAATAGCTGACAAATTGGGCTATGAACAACATCCATATGACGCATTGCTAGATTTATACGAAGAGGGGCTTACGTCGCGAGATGTAGAATCTATCTTTTCAACACTAGAGCCGGGTATTAAGACGTTGCTCTACAAGTTAGAAAGCCGCGGCTGGCCTAAGAAACATCCGTTGGAGGAGGTTCCCTACGAGAGACAAGCGGTTGAGGCGGCAGTTATAGATGTTTTAAATCTACTGGGGTACCCCAGGGGGAGGTTCAGAGTGGATGTTTCGCCACATCCATTTACGATAGGTATTACATCTCCATACGACGTAAGAATAACTGTGAGGTATAGAGGGGTTGATTTTAAAGAGCCGCTTTTCTCTGCGTTACACGAATACGGCCACGCGCTGTATGAGTTAAATATTGACGAGTCTATCGCCATGACGCCTGTAGGCACGGGGGTGTCGCTTGGAGTTCATGAGAGTCAGTCTAGGTTTATTGAAAACATCGTGGGTAGAAGCCGCGAGTTTGTCTACAAAATTTCGCCAATTCTCCGCAAACATCTCGCCTTTTTGTCAAAATACAGCGACGAGGACTTGTTCTACTATTTCAACGTAGTTAGGCCAAGTCTCATACGTACAGAGGCAGACGAGGTTACCTACAACCTACATATACTTCTGCGTTATAAATTAGAGCGTCTCATGATAACAGGCGAGGTAAAGATTTCTCAACTACCAGAGTTGTGGAATAGCGAAATGGAACGCCTCCTCGGCGTTAGACCTAAAAACGACGCAGAGGGTATATTACAAGATGTACATTGGTCACATGGCTCAATCGGCTACTTCCCGACTTACACACTGGGAAATGTAATAGCTGCGATGATATATTACAAACATGGAAATATACGCGGCCTTATCTCAGAGGGGGACTTTGCCGCAGTGAAGGAGTACCTCCGCGAGAAAATACATAGATGGGGCAGCATCTATCCGCCAAAGGAGCTTCTTATGAAAAACTTCGGCGAGGTATATAACGCCAGCTATTTAGTCAAATACCTAGAGGAGAAATACGTCTAG
- a CDS encoding tRNA(His) guanylyltransferase Thg1 family protein, which yields MDSLKRLLSENPRLLEMRYREREAVCEPSSPPIAVRLDGVGFGKRLKDFPAPRSKLVHAALVEVAKNLAMQHGASFVHVVSDEINLVFLNVVPYGGRTFKIISVLAAQAAAELTAKLGRPLYFDGRVIKLDSSCDAAKYILYRARVGLNNYVVQLARATGLIKTQTPHIEELLPKVEIGDFELAWGSFMSKEDGYLKNSDLCRAVSTLCEIC from the coding sequence GTGGATTCGCTCAAGAGACTGCTTTCTGAAAACCCGCGTCTTCTCGAAATGCGTTATAGAGAGAGGGAGGCGGTATGCGAGCCCTCTTCGCCGCCTATCGCCGTGAGACTAGACGGTGTGGGGTTTGGGAAGAGACTGAAAGACTTCCCCGCGCCTAGGAGCAAACTTGTGCACGCCGCCTTAGTTGAAGTTGCGAAAAATCTCGCAATGCAACACGGCGCCAGTTTTGTACATGTTGTAAGCGACGAGATAAACCTAGTGTTTCTCAACGTAGTGCCGTATGGAGGGAGGACTTTTAAAATCATAAGCGTGTTGGCAGCTCAAGCCGCCGCGGAACTTACGGCAAAATTAGGGCGCCCGCTGTATTTCGACGGGAGAGTTATCAAACTAGACAGCTCTTGCGATGCTGCAAAATATATACTATACAGAGCTAGAGTGGGGCTAAATAACTACGTCGTCCAACTCGCACGAGCCACGGGGCTTATAAAGACGCAGACGCCGCATATCGAAGAATTGTTGCCAAAGGTGGAGATAGGCGATTTCGAACTGGCGTGGGGGAGTTTTATGAGTAAGGAAGACGGCTATTTAAAAAACTCAGACCTCTGCCGCGCGGTGTCTACACTCTGCGAGATATGCTAG
- a CDS encoding M28 family peptidase — protein sequence MTEVYTKCVSYRDLVAGSPLEREFLQWLLTFLDTPTVWFHLSPVEVLYWEDSGTRLEVGETAVKGLALPYSSSIDVEGRLVPIDGDVEGNIAVAKFPEDVDDAKYIVIDAARRGASAVVFTGRPPRRIVITGEYGYKFDAAPPPIPAASFENIDSYINKRVRLEIEVKSRITYSYSLIAFNSFEDTPMISAHWDHWLVGSTDNCAGVEAAVLAFSELVAEEFPIALGLFTAEEGVAPHVPSFYWAWGSLNYLKRWRPTLLINIDAIGLGTPRMYAMPYLHETLKGLGPVEMPEAYFDSVHYERWGLPSITISSLKDTWDIYHSPLDINVDADNILYVAELAKRLAKIKPQIPSISLEEYGLPPINNHYIAWSLIYNYLVIFKDFTHSDIIYTNVFRFLKRDSRSYRRIDLMGGPTLCINNCENAFETYRELALLRL from the coding sequence GTGACTGAGGTTTATACAAAATGCGTCTCATATAGAGATTTAGTAGCAGGTTCTCCGCTAGAGAGGGAGTTTCTACAGTGGCTCTTGACGTTTTTAGATACGCCAACTGTATGGTTTCACTTATCTCCCGTGGAGGTTCTCTACTGGGAAGACTCGGGGACGAGACTGGAGGTGGGTGAGACAGCTGTCAAAGGTTTGGCGTTGCCATATTCCAGCTCTATAGATGTAGAGGGGAGACTTGTGCCCATTGACGGAGATGTAGAGGGGAATATTGCTGTTGCTAAATTCCCCGAGGATGTCGACGACGCTAAATATATAGTTATCGACGCCGCACGTCGCGGCGCTTCTGCCGTGGTTTTCACAGGCAGACCCCCCCGGCGTATTGTAATAACTGGGGAATATGGCTATAAATTCGACGCGGCGCCTCCCCCAATTCCTGCCGCCAGCTTTGAAAATATAGACTCATATATAAATAAGAGAGTTAGGCTTGAGATAGAGGTAAAGAGCAGAATTACATATAGCTATAGTCTCATAGCCTTCAATAGTTTTGAAGATACGCCTATGATCTCGGCACATTGGGACCACTGGCTTGTCGGCTCTACAGATAACTGCGCCGGCGTAGAAGCCGCAGTTCTCGCCTTTAGCGAGCTCGTGGCTGAAGAGTTCCCAATAGCTCTCGGCCTTTTCACCGCCGAGGAGGGCGTGGCGCCACATGTGCCGTCTTTTTACTGGGCGTGGGGCTCTCTCAATTATTTAAAACGATGGAGGCCTACTCTATTGATTAATATCGACGCCATAGGTCTAGGAACTCCTCGTATGTACGCAATGCCATATCTACACGAGACGCTCAAGGGGCTGGGCCCTGTTGAAATGCCAGAGGCTTATTTCGACAGCGTTCACTACGAGAGGTGGGGTCTCCCCTCTATAACTATCTCATCGCTAAAAGACACTTGGGACATTTACCACAGCCCCCTTGATATAAATGTCGACGCCGACAATATTCTATACGTCGCCGAGTTGGCAAAACGGTTGGCCAAAATAAAGCCGCAGATTCCGTCGATTAGCCTTGAGGAGTATGGCCTCCCGCCAATTAATAACCATTATATAGCTTGGTCATTGATATATAACTATCTCGTTATCTTTAAAGATTTTACACATTCTGACATTATATATACTAATGTCTTTAGATTTCTAAAGAGAGACAGTAGGAGTTACCGACGTATAGACTTAATGGGAGGCCCCACGCTATGTATAAACAATTGCGAAAACGCTTTTGAGACATACCGCGAGCTAGCGTTGCTCAGGCTCTAG
- a CDS encoding DEAD/DEAH box helicase: MEISELSLDERLISVLKERGVRRLFPPQAEAVRAGIFEGRHVLLCTATASGKSLLAEVASVKTALEGGMALYAVPLKALAYEKLVHFSHYGNLVKVGVSTGDFDSDDRRLYEYDVVVVTYEKLDSLLRHRPGWLSSVKTVVIDEIHYLGDPKRGAVLESIIAKIKHLGLRAQFIGLSATVGNATEVADWLGARLVVSSWRPVPLREGVYYGGRIYFSDGSHRAVSASGDAEVALAVDVVAEGGQALVFTNSRSSTARLAKAIARAIAAYPTKLINVAETEALAEEILRVSSSKIIGRELAEVVARGVAFHNAGLELEVRRLVEDGFRRGVIKVVVSTTTLAAGVNLPARRVVIADYERFDPVVGREEIPVLEYKQMAGRAGRPGLDAVGEAVIVARSKNEVGYLMERYIKGQVENIKSHILLEPNLRTHVLGAVGGGYAGSIDELVEFFSNTLGYFQSKIAVKSAVLRSKIAAAVEKLAEWGFLERDGDYVYATELGRQVARLYLDPETAARYIDFIKSLKEGNTAAYLYIVLTAPDFPRVRRGRVDKRVVEEVLKALDVEEDEEFEDVVKTVAMLMAWIEEADEDVIFEKFEVAPGDLRVYIDLFDWLGNAAAKLAGIIGEEEHRRRLEVVTARVIYGVREELLELVTTLRGVGRVRARTLYNFGYRTVRDIARASIREIASLPGFGEKLAKSIIEQARQLVETS, translated from the coding sequence GTGGAAATTTCCGAGCTTTCTCTCGACGAGAGGCTTATCTCTGTGTTGAAAGAGAGGGGGGTTAGGAGGCTTTTCCCTCCTCAGGCAGAGGCGGTGAGAGCCGGGATTTTCGAGGGGAGACACGTCTTGTTATGTACTGCAACAGCCTCTGGCAAATCTCTCTTGGCAGAGGTGGCTTCTGTAAAAACAGCGTTGGAGGGGGGCATGGCGTTATACGCCGTGCCTCTCAAGGCTCTTGCCTATGAAAAACTTGTACATTTTTCTCACTATGGTAATTTGGTTAAAGTCGGCGTCTCTACGGGCGATTTCGATTCTGACGATAGAAGACTATATGAATACGACGTGGTTGTGGTGACGTATGAAAAACTAGACAGTCTGCTAAGACATAGGCCGGGGTGGCTTAGCTCTGTTAAGACTGTGGTAATAGACGAAATACATTACCTAGGCGACCCCAAGAGGGGGGCTGTCTTAGAGTCTATAATTGCCAAAATTAAACACCTAGGCCTACGCGCTCAGTTTATTGGCTTGAGCGCCACCGTCGGCAACGCAACTGAGGTGGCGGATTGGCTGGGGGCAAGGCTAGTGGTCTCTAGCTGGAGGCCTGTCCCCCTACGCGAGGGTGTTTATTATGGAGGTAGAATATATTTCTCAGATGGATCCCATAGGGCAGTATCGGCGTCTGGAGATGCAGAAGTTGCCCTCGCAGTAGATGTAGTGGCTGAGGGGGGACAGGCCCTTGTCTTTACAAATAGCAGATCTTCTACAGCGAGACTTGCAAAAGCTATCGCCAGAGCTATTGCGGCGTATCCCACAAAACTTATCAATGTGGCTGAGACGGAGGCGTTGGCTGAGGAGATCTTGAGGGTGTCCTCTAGTAAAATCATTGGGAGAGAGTTGGCAGAAGTTGTGGCGAGGGGGGTGGCTTTTCACAACGCCGGGCTTGAGCTTGAGGTGAGGAGACTTGTCGAAGATGGGTTTAGGAGGGGGGTTATTAAAGTTGTTGTCTCTACGACGACTTTAGCCGCAGGCGTAAATTTACCCGCGAGGAGAGTTGTAATAGCGGATTACGAGCGGTTTGACCCAGTGGTGGGAAGAGAGGAGATCCCAGTGCTTGAGTATAAACAAATGGCCGGCCGCGCGGGGAGGCCTGGTCTTGACGCCGTGGGCGAGGCCGTGATTGTGGCGCGGAGTAAAAACGAAGTTGGATACCTAATGGAGAGGTACATAAAGGGGCAGGTTGAGAATATAAAATCACATATACTCCTAGAGCCTAACTTGAGGACACATGTGTTGGGAGCCGTCGGCGGGGGCTACGCAGGGTCGATAGACGAACTTGTGGAGTTTTTCTCAAACACCCTGGGGTACTTCCAGAGCAAAATAGCTGTGAAATCTGCCGTCTTGCGGTCTAAAATTGCAGCGGCAGTTGAGAAATTGGCCGAGTGGGGGTTTTTAGAGCGAGACGGCGACTATGTCTACGCTACAGAGCTCGGCAGACAAGTGGCCAGACTGTACCTAGATCCAGAAACCGCCGCTAGATATATCGACTTTATAAAATCTCTGAAGGAGGGCAATACAGCTGCATATCTCTATATAGTTCTCACGGCGCCTGACTTTCCAAGAGTCCGGCGTGGCAGAGTAGATAAACGTGTTGTAGAGGAGGTACTTAAGGCTTTAGATGTGGAAGAAGATGAGGAGTTTGAAGATGTTGTAAAAACTGTCGCTATGTTAATGGCGTGGATTGAGGAGGCAGATGAAGACGTAATTTTTGAAAAATTTGAAGTCGCCCCCGGCGATTTACGCGTCTATATAGACTTATTTGACTGGCTTGGGAACGCAGCCGCGAAGTTGGCGGGTATAATAGGCGAGGAGGAACACAGACGGCGGCTGGAGGTAGTGACTGCACGTGTGATATATGGCGTGAGAGAAGAGCTGTTGGAATTGGTGACTACGTTGAGGGGAGTCGGCCGTGTGAGAGCCAGGACGCTTTATAACTTCGGCTATAGGACAGTTAGAGATATAGCAAGAGCCTCCATACGTGAGATAGCCTCTTTGCCAGGCTTCGGCGAAAAACTCGCCAAGTCTATTATTGAACAAGCTCGGCAATTGGTTGAGACAAGTTGA
- a CDS encoding deacetylase, producing the protein MLLVHTSFSDWVSKALREAGAEVVEGLGSWDAVRFIHSENFVKAVAKRELETLAAVAVAEVALTKRQAIFYAGGTAMAGLHTPRRNNVFNAAVYIAKKLNAAVISIDRHFPVGTWELHLEYKFPLYLVYGGADGPSYGYVKRRGYNVVVFPLPPGVGDRGFEKVVSFILRAAEGPLVLQLGFDIHRDDPTGYFFASEYFYYALGRALATRDFYISIECPSTQRVFVSALASLLNGIRGAEPPKIEIYRESTEVMKEVAMLIKRAKRV; encoded by the coding sequence GTGTTACTAGTACACACAAGTTTTTCAGACTGGGTGTCTAAAGCCTTGAGAGAAGCCGGGGCAGAGGTTGTAGAAGGCCTAGGCTCTTGGGACGCCGTGCGTTTTATACATAGTGAAAATTTTGTAAAGGCAGTTGCAAAACGCGAGTTGGAGACCTTAGCCGCAGTCGCAGTCGCCGAAGTTGCGTTAACGAAAAGACAGGCCATATTTTATGCCGGCGGCACGGCGATGGCGGGATTACATACGCCGAGGAGAAACAATGTATTTAACGCCGCTGTATATATAGCAAAGAAACTCAACGCCGCGGTTATATCAATAGATAGACATTTCCCAGTTGGGACTTGGGAGCTCCATCTAGAGTATAAATTTCCGCTTTATTTAGTCTATGGCGGCGCCGACGGGCCATCCTACGGCTATGTAAAGAGGCGTGGATATAATGTAGTTGTCTTTCCACTACCTCCGGGAGTTGGAGATCGTGGTTTTGAAAAAGTGGTTAGTTTTATCCTAAGAGCGGCCGAAGGCCCCCTCGTTTTACAACTCGGCTTTGATATACATAGAGACGATCCGACAGGCTATTTCTTCGCCTCAGAATATTTCTACTACGCCTTGGGGAGGGCGCTTGCCACACGCGACTTCTACATATCTATCGAATGCCCCTCTACCCAGAGGGTGTTTGTCTCAGCCTTGGCGAGTCTTTTAAACGGCATTAGAGGCGCAGAGCCTCCCAAAATAGAGATCTATAGAGAAAGTACAGAGGTTATGAAAGAAGTAGCTATGTTAATCAAGCGAGCTAAGAGAGTTTAA
- the mcm gene encoding minichromosome maintenance protein MCM, protein MTVELELDLVRDKIREFITSSEKVSDEVINMIIQRKRSLEVDFHDILLFDKSLADLFVERPRLVLPEADKVVQEIVEEKDPETARALRRFHFRVRGSPLVVPLRKLRSEYIGRLIRIEGIVTRQTPPKHFLHRALYRCTQCGYEIELLQELERHVEPPAKCPRCGASKSFTLVTELSQYIDWQKIIIQERPEDLPPGQLPRSVEVVLLDDLVDTVKPGDIVSLTGIVDLTLSELKKGRPPIVTSYILGTHVETSNKELVEEITKEDEQRILEISRRPDVRELIVRSIAPSIYGYEEIKEAIACLLFGGNEIVYPDGVRVRGEINILLIGDPGTAKSQLLKFVAKIAPRAVYTTGKGSSAAGLTAAVVRDKLTGEFYLEAGALVLADRGVAVIDEIDKMDAKDRVALHEAMEQNTVSISKAGIVATLNARAAVLAAANPAFGRYLPNRTVAENIDLPVSLLSRFDLIFVIRDEPREDFDASVAGHILDLHSGRTPEAFRDVLRPDFLRKYIIYARRYIRPILSEEAKEKIKRFYLEMRRRYQGPGTAIAITARQLEALIRLTIAEAKMRLSPVATGEDAERAIKLYLAFLKSVGIDVESGAIDIDAVITGVPASRREAYIKIVELLKKLEEVERGPVKIDLLKAEAEKLGIPASEVQRVVDLLIRNGEAYTPRPGYIKRVV, encoded by the coding sequence GTGACTGTTGAGTTGGAGCTTGATCTTGTGAGGGATAAGATTAGGGAGTTTATTACGTCTAGTGAGAAGGTGTCGGACGAGGTTATCAATATGATTATCCAGCGGAAGAGGTCTCTTGAGGTGGATTTCCACGACATTCTTCTGTTTGACAAGTCTCTTGCAGATCTCTTCGTCGAGAGGCCTCGGCTTGTGTTGCCTGAGGCTGACAAGGTGGTGCAGGAGATTGTGGAGGAGAAGGATCCGGAGACTGCGAGGGCGCTTAGGCGGTTTCACTTCAGGGTTAGGGGGTCGCCGTTGGTTGTTCCGCTTAGGAAGCTGAGGTCTGAGTACATCGGCCGGCTGATCCGCATCGAGGGGATTGTGACTAGACAGACTCCGCCTAAGCACTTCCTCCACAGAGCGCTCTACCGGTGTACGCAGTGTGGCTACGAGATCGAGCTTCTTCAAGAGCTGGAGAGACATGTGGAGCCCCCCGCCAAGTGCCCCCGCTGTGGGGCCTCGAAAAGCTTTACCCTTGTGACTGAGCTGAGCCAGTACATAGACTGGCAGAAAATTATCATACAGGAGAGGCCGGAGGACCTCCCGCCTGGCCAGTTGCCGAGGAGTGTTGAAGTGGTGCTTCTAGACGACCTCGTAGATACTGTAAAACCTGGCGACATAGTCTCTCTGACAGGTATCGTCGATTTAACTCTCAGCGAGCTTAAGAAAGGGAGGCCGCCTATTGTGACATCTTATATCCTGGGGACCCACGTGGAGACTTCTAACAAAGAGCTTGTAGAAGAAATCACAAAGGAGGACGAGCAACGGATTTTAGAGATCTCGCGTAGACCCGACGTGAGAGAGCTCATAGTCCGCTCCATCGCCCCCTCTATATATGGCTATGAGGAGATAAAGGAGGCCATTGCTTGTCTTCTCTTTGGGGGGAATGAGATTGTCTACCCCGATGGCGTTAGAGTGAGGGGCGAGATAAATATCTTGTTAATCGGCGACCCTGGCACGGCGAAGTCGCAATTGCTCAAGTTTGTGGCTAAGATAGCGCCGAGGGCTGTCTACACGACGGGCAAGGGGTCGTCGGCGGCTGGCCTCACGGCGGCTGTCGTGAGGGATAAGCTGACAGGCGAGTTCTACCTAGAGGCGGGGGCCCTCGTGTTGGCCGACAGGGGGGTGGCAGTTATAGACGAGATCGACAAGATGGATGCCAAAGACAGAGTGGCGCTCCACGAGGCTATGGAGCAGAACACCGTCTCGATTAGCAAAGCCGGCATAGTGGCTACTCTCAACGCGCGGGCTGCCGTGTTAGCCGCCGCCAACCCCGCCTTCGGCCGGTACCTCCCCAACCGAACTGTAGCAGAGAACATCGACCTCCCGGTGTCTTTGCTAAGCCGCTTCGACTTAATTTTCGTAATTAGAGACGAGCCTAGGGAGGACTTCGACGCCTCTGTCGCCGGGCATATCCTAGATCTCCACTCTGGCAGAACTCCCGAGGCTTTTCGCGATGTTCTAAGGCCCGACTTCCTCCGCAAGTATATAATATACGCCAGGAGGTATATAAGACCTATCTTGAGTGAGGAGGCCAAGGAGAAGATCAAGAGGTTTTATCTAGAAATGCGCCGTAGGTACCAGGGGCCTGGGACTGCCATTGCCATTACGGCCCGCCAGCTGGAGGCCCTTATACGTCTCACAATAGCGGAGGCTAAGATGAGGCTCTCTCCCGTCGCCACTGGCGAAGATGCTGAGAGAGCTATCAAGCTATATCTCGCCTTTCTCAAATCCGTAGGTATAGACGTGGAATCTGGGGCTATAGATATTGATGCAGTTATCACAGGCGTCCCCGCGTCGAGGAGAGAGGCATATATAAAAATCGTTGAGCTTCTGAAAAAGCTGGAGGAGGTGGAGAGGGGGCCTGTCAAAATCGATTTGCTAAAAGCCGAGGCGGAGAAATTGGGCATTCCCGCGTCAGAGGTGCAGAGAGTTGTCGATTTGCTTATTCGCAACGGCGAGGCTTATACGCCGAGGCCTGGCTATATAAAGCGCGTTGTATAG
- a CDS encoding phosphopantetheine adenylyltransferase, with product MKLRFRNVVLGGTFDTLHSGHVKLLATATLIGDRILIGLTSDTFASTYKQYKVRPLSIRLTNVKNLMSLIAPDKEVVYVEINDPYGPAVIDPNLEAIVASIETAPRALEINDQRVKGGLRPMEVVVISTVRDGFGHILSSTYIRRVLEKLEPEQR from the coding sequence GTGAAGTTAAGATTTCGCAACGTAGTGCTAGGCGGCACGTTTGACACTCTACATTCTGGGCATGTGAAGTTGTTGGCTACAGCCACATTAATAGGAGATAGAATATTAATAGGTTTAACAAGCGACACATTTGCCTCTACGTATAAACAGTACAAGGTGAGGCCATTGTCTATTAGACTTACAAATGTAAAAAACTTAATGAGCCTAATCGCTCCCGATAAAGAGGTTGTTTATGTAGAGATAAACGACCCATATGGACCTGCTGTAATTGATCCAAACCTAGAGGCGATTGTGGCAAGTATAGAAACAGCCCCCCGCGCCCTGGAGATAAACGACCAGAGAGTAAAGGGGGGGTTGAGACCTATGGAGGTGGTCGTAATTTCTACAGTTAGAGACGGATTTGGCCACATACTATCGTCCACATACATCAGGAGGGTACTTGAGAAGCTAGAGCCTGAGCAACGCTAG
- a CDS encoding acylphosphatase: MKRVVVRARGDIDLPGVPILRILKSEAMKNGVFGEAYVRGDVLYAVFEGPDESVDRLVKFLPMASPAIKIREIEIREEKYRGDYKEFKLS; encoded by the coding sequence GTGAAACGTGTTGTTGTAAGAGCTAGAGGCGATATAGATCTCCCCGGCGTGCCTATTTTAAGAATCCTAAAGAGCGAGGCTATGAAAAATGGGGTCTTTGGCGAAGCTTATGTCAGAGGCGACGTCTTATACGCCGTTTTTGAGGGCCCAGACGAGTCGGTAGATAGACTTGTGAAATTTCTACCAATGGCGTCGCCGGCTATAAAAATTAGGGAGATAGAGATTAGAGAGGAGAAATATCGTGGAGACTATAAAGAGTTTAAACTCTCTTAG
- a CDS encoding prephenate dehydratase: MAYLGPERSFTWEAATSLYPNGAHVAYRTVTEVFKAVESGVVDYGVVPFINSLEGPVGETVDALATHEVKILAMGEMRITLCLAKRGNPRVVYTHPHAAAQARKILSALGADVVYTSSTSEAVREFERCRDCAVIASPRALEQYSEKICGVEDWESYTRFAVLSKESSQAGARAALIFAVPNVAGALYKALGPIAKRGINMTLIYSRPTKLSPWDYFFLVEVESNAELNAALDEMRQHTTMLKLAGRYNIINLSQPIAELVQ; this comes from the coding sequence GTGGCATATCTAGGGCCAGAACGCTCGTTTACTTGGGAAGCCGCCACGTCTCTATACCCAAATGGAGCGCATGTCGCATATAGAACTGTAACAGAGGTTTTCAAAGCTGTAGAAAGCGGCGTTGTAGACTACGGGGTGGTCCCCTTTATAAACAGCCTCGAGGGGCCTGTGGGAGAGACTGTAGACGCCTTGGCGACACATGAGGTTAAAATCTTGGCCATGGGCGAGATGAGGATAACTCTCTGTCTAGCCAAGAGGGGCAACCCCCGTGTGGTATATACACACCCCCACGCCGCGGCGCAGGCGAGAAAAATTCTCTCTGCATTAGGCGCCGACGTGGTTTATACATCATCTACATCGGAGGCAGTTAGAGAGTTTGAAAGATGTAGAGATTGCGCCGTGATAGCGTCGCCAAGAGCGCTTGAGCAGTACAGTGAAAAAATATGCGGAGTTGAAGACTGGGAGAGCTATACCCGTTTCGCAGTTTTATCTAAAGAGAGTAGCCAAGCTGGAGCTAGGGCGGCGCTTATATTCGCCGTCCCCAACGTGGCCGGGGCTCTCTACAAAGCGCTTGGCCCCATAGCTAAGAGAGGCATAAATATGACTTTGATATATTCAAGGCCGACGAAGCTCTCTCCCTGGGACTACTTCTTTCTTGTAGAAGTGGAGTCTAACGCTGAGCTAAACGCCGCACTTGACGAAATGAGACAACACACCACAATGTTAAAGTTGGCAGGCCGCTATAATATAATCAACTTGTCTCAACCAATTGCCGAGCTTGTTCAATAA